A window of Chromohalobacter canadensis genomic DNA:
CTTGCCCTCCTCGTGCCCGCCGTAGGTGCAGAGATTGAGCTTACGATGCACGGCGACGACCCGCCCCTCGCACAGACACGCCATGGCATTGGCGTACTCGCCGCGGGCGCAGCGCTCGACGAAGCCCACCACGGTCAGTATGTCGCCGGTAGCATCCGCCAGCTGGAGCAGACGCGGATCATCGCGGTCCATCGCGACCTCGGGGACGCGCGCACTCAGGTCGTAACCGGTCAGCGAGAGCTCGGGGAACACCAGGACATCGATGCCCCGGTGGCACGCCGACTCGATGACGCGACGATGCGTCTCGATATTGCACGCGACATCGGCCAGGACGCAGTTAATCTGGGCGGCGGCGAGTCGGTAATTCGTCCGGCGAGTGCTCAAGATGCAGGCCTCCAGCAAGGAAAATCAAAACACTAGATTATCGTCGACGAGCATACGGCGAAGTCGTTTAATTTCCTATTGAACGCCCATTGCCACTGAAAATGAATGATATGACACATCCTAATGCCCAAAACGGGGGGCACTCGCGAAGAGCGTGTTATGCTCTTCGCATAATACGAACTTATAAAAAGCCTTTCATATAAGAAATTTATAGCTTCGGCCTGAAACGTCGGCGAGCGAAGACCAGACAAGGCAAAAGACAGCGAAAAAACAGAGTTTACGGCCTGTAAATGAGTATTTTGAGCTGGTTTTTAACGCCGTATGGCCGAGCGCAGACAGTTTTCAGACGAAGCGTAAGTGTTCAAACAATTACTCGATCGCGAGTGCGAGGTCCGTGCCGTGGAATTACTGCAATATTTTCTCGACAATCTCGAGTTGCTGGGGACCCTTACTCTCGAGCACATCAGCCTGGTGGGTGTCGCGGTGGGGATCGCCACGCTGACCGGCGTCCCCATTGGCATCGCCATCACGAAAAATGAGCGCATCGCCAAGACCGTGCTCTACATCGCCTCAATCATCGTGACCATTCCCTCCATCGCGCTGTTCGGGATCATGATTCCGATCCTCTCGCTCATCGGCCAGGGCATCGGCTACATGCCGGCGGTCATCGCGGTGCTGCTGTACTCGCAGTTACCGATCATCCGCAACACCTACACCGCCATCAATAACGTCGACCCGGCCCTTCGCGAAGCCGCGCGCGGCGTCGGCATGAGCCAGAACCAGCGCCTGCGCATGGTCGAGATTCCGCTCGCCGTGCCGGTGATCATGGCCGGCGTGCGTACCGCCGTGGTGCTCAACATCGGCGTCATGGCAATCGCCGCCTATATCGGCGCCGGCGGGCTCGGTACTTTCATTAGTCGCGGCATCTCCCAGTCCGACCCGCGCCAACTGATCCTCGGCGCCGTGGCCGTCAGCATCCTGGCGATCATCGTCGACTATGCGCTGCTGGCACTGCAGAAGCGCTTGACACCCAAAGGGATGGAACGCGCCGCCGCCGCCACCTGAGCCGTTACCCGCGCCATTCTCTGTCGACCTGCAAAGGCTGCCGACCCGACAAGGACAACTTCATGATTCGACTCGACAACTTGACCAAGGTCTTCGATACGCCCAAGGGCGCGGTGACCGCCGCCGACCATATCAGCATGGAGGTGCCCAGCGGCGAGATCTGCATCCTGCTCGGCCCCTCGGGCTGCGGCAAGACCACCACCCTGAAGATGATCAACCGCATCGTCCGGCCGACCTCTGGCAAGGTATTCATCAACGGCGAGGACACCTCCAGCCTCGATACCCAAGATCTGCGCCGCAACATCGGCTACGTGATCCAGCAGATCGGCCTGTTCCCCAACATGACCATCGAAGAAAACATCACCGTGGTGCCCAAGCTACTGGGCTGGGACAAGGCCAAGTACCGCGAGCGTGCCCGGGAGATGATGCGCATGATCGCCATGGAGCCGGACGCCTTCCTCAAGCGCTACCCCAGCGAGCTTTCCGGCGGACAGCAACAGCGCATCGGCGTGGCCCGGGCGCTGGCCGCCGATCCGCCGGTGATGCTGATGGACGAACCCTTCGGCGCCATCGACCCGATCAACCGGGCGGTGATTCAGGACGAATTCCTGAAAATGCAGCAGGAACTGAACAAGACCATCATGTTCGTCAGTCACGACATCGACGAGGCGATCAAGATGGGCGACCGCATCGCCATCTTCCGTGATGGCAAGCTGGTCCAGTACTCGGAACCCGATGAACTGCTCGCCGCGCCCAAGAACGACTTCGTCGAATCTTTCCTCGGCGAGGACCGCGCACTGAAACGCCTCAACCTGGTCCAGGTCCGCGACCTGGCCAGCGAAGAGATCGGCTTGGTGCGTCCGGACGAAACGCTGGCCACCGCCCTTCAGCGCATCGAATCCTACGGGTACCAGAACAGCATTGTGATGGTCAACGACAAGCGTCAGCCAGTGGGCATCATCAACGCCGCCGTGGCCCGTACCACCCAAGGGCACTGTCGCGATCATTACCAGAGCGTGCCAGTGGTGGTCAGCCTCGACGACGACCTACGCAAGGTCGCCTCGCTGATGTTCGCCAACGACATGACCTGGGTGCCCTGCGTCGACGACGACGGCCGCATCGTCGGTCAGGTCACCCAGCGGGCGATCACCCATCACCTGGGCTCGCGCTATCGTGCTCATTCCAAGCGCGAGAGCGACGCCTCGGCTGCCGAAGCGGCATCGTCACCAGCCACCAAGGAGTAAGCCATGCCGACGTTGAACCTCTCCGGAGCCATACGCCTGCTGGTGCTGGTGGCGATCTTTCTAGCCGGTGTCTGGAGTCAGTCCAGCGGCGTGATCGACGACTTCATCTTCTATCTGCCCGACGTCCATTACCTGGCCGTGCAACACCTGTGGCTGACCGTCATGTCCGCTGGCCTAGCGATTCTGGTCGCCATCCCGCTGGGCATCTGGCTGTCACGCCCCAGCATGGCGCAGGTCGCCGAGTCCATGATGCAGATCCTCAACGTGGGCACCACCATTCCCACGCTCGCCGTGCTGGCGCTGTCGATGAGCTTTCTCGGCATCGGCACCGTCCCGGCGGTCTTCGGGCTCTTCGTGGCCACGCTGCTGCCCATCGCCCGCAACACCTATACCGGGCTCAAGGGCGTCGATCCGGCCCTCAAGGAGGCCGCGGCGGGCATCGGTATGTCGCCCACCCAGCGCCTGCTACGGGTCGAGCTGCCCAACGCCCTGTACGTGATTTTCGCCGGCATCCGCACGGCGCTGGCGATCAACATCGGCACGGTGCCGCTGGCCTTTTTGATCGGCGCGGGCGGTCTCGGCGAGCTGATCTTCACCGGCATCGACCTCTACGACCCGGTCATGATGCTCTCCGGCGCGATCCCCACGGCCCTGCTGGCAGTGGTGGTGGACATGCTCATCGCCATCACCGCCTTCGTGGTGGTGCCGCGCGGGGTCAATCCGGGCCGCGCCTAGCGGGAGCCCTCGACGGCTCGAATCCGACAAGCGCAATACCAACAGTCAACGGATAATCGACAATCAACGGCTATCCAACAAGCAACGAAAGGAGCGACACCATGAAAACCTTGATGACCCTGCTTACCGGCGCGGCACTCGCCAGCAGCCTGGCGACCGCCCAGGCGAACGAGGTCGTGGTCGGCGGCAAGAACTTCACCGAGCAGCAGATCCTTTCCAGCATGACCACCCAGTACCTGGAAGGCCTCGGCTATGACGTCGATAAGCGCGCCGGGCTGGGCTCCGCCGTCCTGCGCCAAGCCCAGGAAAACGGCCAGGTCGACCTCTACTGGGAATACACCGGCACCTCGCTGATCAACTACAACGACGAGTCCGCCGAAGGATTGACCGTCGACGAGACCTACCAGAAGGTCAAGGAACTCGACGCCGAGAAGGGCCTGGTATGGCTCGAGCCCTCCGACGCCAACAACACCTATGCGCTGGCCATGCGCGAGGCAAGCGTCGAGGAAACCGGCATCACCTCGCTCAGCGATCTGGCCCAGGCGGTCAACGATGAGCAGGGGCTGACCTTCGCCATGAACGCCGAGTTCTATGCCCGCGAAGACGGCTGGCGCCCGCTGCAGCAGGCTTATGAATTCCGCGCCAGCCGTGGCGACGTCAAGCGCATGGACTCCGGCCTCGTCTACCAGGCGCTGCGCGACGAGCAAGTCGACGTGGGGCTGGTGTTCGCCACCGACGGCCGCATCCCCGCCTTCGACTTCCAGGTGCTCGAGGACGACCAGAACTTCTTCCCGGCCTACGCGCTGACACCGGTGGTGCGCCAGGCGGCTCTGGACGCCAATCCCGAGCTCGCCGAGCAGATGAACACGCTCTCCGGCCTGCTCGACAACGACACCATGTCTACACTCAACGCCCGGGTCGATGTCGACAAGACATCCATCGAACGGGTCGCCGAGAACTTCCTCGAAGAAAACGACCTGTTGTGATCGGCACCTGAACGGGGCCATGCCCTACCGTGCTCGATCATGACGAAGGCCGCTCCAATGCGGCCTTCTTTCTGCGTCACGCGTTTCTTGATTCTTCGCCAGCACCCGAGGCCACTGCCATGCACGACCACGCCCCCCTCGACTGGATGCACGGGTTCGCTCTCTCTGCCCTGGACGACGCCCATCTGCATCAGGCCAAGCGCTGCCTGCTCGACCTGCTGGGCGTGGCCGCCGGCGCCACTCGCACGCCGCTGGCCGACAAGGCCACGCGCTTCGTGACCTCCCAACACGGCGGCGAACGCCCACTGCTGTTCACCGCCGGAAAGGCCTCGCCCACCGGCGTCGCCCTGCACGGGGCCTGGCTGATCGACGCGCTCGACGCCCACGATGGCCAGGTGCTGACCAAGGGACATGCCGGCGTGGCCCTGCTGCCCGGCTTGCTGGCACTGCCCGAGGTCGCCGATCTCTCCGGGCGCGACTTCCTCACCCTGCTCGCCTACGGCTACGAGATCGCCACCCGCGCGGGGATCGCCCTGCACGCCACCAGCCCGGACTACCACACCTCCGGCGCCTGGAACGCCCTGGGTGTGGCCGCCGTGGCCGCGCGCCTGCGCGTGGCCGATGTCGAGACCTTACATCATGCCCTTGGCATCGCCGAGTTCTATGGCCCGCGCAGCCAGATGATGCGCTGCATCGACCATCCCACGATGCTCAAGGACGGCTCCGGCTGGGGCGCGATGACCGGCATCTCCGCCGCCCTTCTGGCCGAGGACGGCTTCACCGGCGCCCCGGCGCTGACCGTGACCGCACCAAACGTGGCCGGTCTCTGGCAGGACCTGGGCGAGCGCTGGTATCTCCACGAGCAGTACTTCAAGGCCTACCCGATCTGCCGCTGGGCCCAGCCCGCGGTGGAAGCCGTGCTGTCACTGCCCGCCGAACAACACGACCCCGCCGCCATCGCCCGCATCGAGATCGTCACCTTCCACGAGGGCAAGCGTCTGCATGTGACGCACCCGACCACCACCGAGCAAGCCCAGTACAGCCTGCCCTGGTCCGTCGCCTGCGCCCTGGGCCGAGGCACCGTGGATGTCGCAGGCGTCAGCGACGAACTCGACGCCCCGGACCTCAAGGCCCTGGCCAGCCGGGTGGAGATTCACGAGGACGACACCTTCAACGCCCGCTTTCCCGCCGAGCGCTGGGCGCGCGCCCGGCTGCATCTGGAAAGCGGCGAGGTCATCGAAAGCGCCGACTTCGAGGCGCGCGGCAACCCCGATCGCCCGCTTTCGGACGCCGAGATATTCGCCAAGTACTGGGCGCTGGCCGAACCCGTGCTGGGCGAGCGCGCGGCCCGGCTGCACGACGTGGTGATGAGCCTCGAGGCACGTCCGGCAAGCGACCTGCTGGCGCTGCTCAGCGCACCCACGTTTTCCAAACAATAGCGAGACGCCTCCATGCACTATCAGGATCAACTGCGCGTCGGCGCCGCGCAGATCAACGCCAGCCTCGGCGATGTCGATGCCAATCTCGAGCGCCATCTCGCGTTCATTGCCGACGCACGCCGCGCGGAGCTGGAATTGCTGGTCTTCCCCGAGCTCTCGCTGACCGGCTACGGCCTGGGCAACCGGGTGATCGACGTGGCCTGCCCGGCTCATGATCCGCGCCTGGCCGAGCTCGCCCGCGCCGCCGGCGAGATGCAGGTGGTGGTCGGCTTCGTCGAGGAAGCCAGCCCCGGCGAGTACTACAACGCCCTGGCGATTCTCCAGCACGGCAAGCTGCAGGCCGTGCACCGCAAGCTCAACCTGCCCACCTACGGTGGCCTGGAAGAAGGCAAGCTGTTCACCCACGGCAGCGAGCTCACGCATCTTCCGGTGTGCCCCGGCTGGTCGGTGACCCCGCTGATCTGCGCCGACCTGTGGAATCCGGGGCTGGTGCACGCCGCCCTGCTGGCCCGCCCCACCGTACTGTGCGCACCGATCAACTCGGCCTCGGGCATCGTCAGCGACGACTTCTCCAACGAGCAGAACTGGGCCGTCAACCTGCAGTTCTACGCCATGACCTACGGCACACCCGTGATCATGGCCAACCGCTTCGGCCCCGAAGGCGACAGCCACTTCTGGGGCGGCTCGCGCATTCTCGGCCCGCGCGGCGACACCCTCGCCCTGGCCGAGGACGGCGAAACGCTGATCGAAGCCCAGCTCTCGCGCACCGCCATTGCCCGCGCCCGCTTCGAGCTCCCCACCCACCGCGACGCCGATACGCCACTGGTACGCGAATTGATGGACGGCTATCGCTGAACCCGGCCCCAAACGACACTCGGCGCCTCCCAAGGGAAGGCGCCGAGTGCATGTGAAGCGGGATCTAAACAGTCAAAGGCGAATCAGTCGCGGCGATACGTCCCCACCAACCGGCTCATGCCAAGAATATGCGGCTCAAGCTCGTTGAGCAGTTCCGGCTGCGTCAGTCCCTCGGGCAGTTCGGTGAGGGTATCCAGCGCCAGCACCCAGAAATAATACTGGTGCGGCCCGTGGCCCTCCGGCGGCATGGCACCGCCATAGCCGATAGCGCCACCATCGTTGATGCCGGCAGTGCCTGTCTTCGTGCCCTCTTCCAGCGAGGTGACATCCGCCGGCAGGTTGTAGAGAAGCCAATGCACGTAGCCGTAGCTGCCATCCTTCACCAGCGGCGCATCCGGATCGTGGCAGATCACCGCGAAGCCCTTGGTCCCCGCCGGCGCATCCTTCCAGCTCAGGGCCGGGGATACATCATCACCTTCCGCCGAATGACGCTTCGGAATCGCCCCATTCGGCGTGAAGGCGGTGCTTTCGACTTGCATGCTGGACGGTGCAAAAGGCATGGCGATCCTCCCATGAAACGCATTGAAACAATGAACCGAGCGACGCCCTCACGGCGGCTCTTCCCCATAAGGTGATGGCGTAAGTGGAGGATTCAACCCGTCGGGCGGACAGTAGGCAAGGATCAGCACTATATGCCAAGGCACCGATCCTTCTATGTATAACTCTCCAATAACCGGCGCGCGGATTTTTGCGCGTCCGGCGCCGCAGGCGCGCAGTTGATTAGCTTGTTAATTACTTTTACGTAAGAATTCGAAATCAAGATCATAAGCGTCGCAGGCTCGACTATAAATGTTTTCATCACCTTCATCGTGTGCAGCCAATGTAAGATAGTAGTTTTCTCCGTTGTACTTTTTAAAAACAATCCATTCTCCGCTAACCTTCTTTTTCTCAACCCTTTTTTGAAATGCTCCAACTGTGCTTTCGTGAGCCATAAATTTAATAAACTCATCATCTATATACCCAGATTTATTATTCGCAAAAGCTTTATTTATAACCTCCTTTAAATTCTCATTTCCGCCAAACTCATAGCCAAAATGAGCCCCAAGGTTTTTCATTATAAATCGCGCATCAGTAAAATGCTTTTTCATGAGTCCTTTCAAAGGCTCTCTATTAAAGGCGGAAGCAGTTTGAGTAGAAGATACCTCCTTAAGGCCTTCTAGGAACTTAACCTCATCTAGTATCTGGTGAGTATTAATAACTTTATTTGCCTGCATTTGCATTACCTGAGCAATGAAGATGCTGCTAATCCGAGAGATATCTAAGCCATAGAAACCAAGATCATTAGCAGCAAATTCTTCAAGGTCTTCTCTACTTAGTGAAATTTTATTCATTGGTTACAACCTTATCGCCCGGCTCACGCGCCGGTTTGGAGCCGCGAAGCGCGGAAAATCGGACACTGTGCAGCCGATTGTTAAGCGTTCATTTACCGTCGTCCCATGAATTCAAAAAATCTGCCAACACATCCCCATGACACGACTCCGGCTTACAAAAACACCCCAAACGCTTCCCTGCCAACTTGTACACCTCATTCTTGTCTTTGTTTGGGAACTTCTCAAAAACAAAATCATACTTATACTTCCTTATAACCTCTTCTCTGTCTTCACCGTCTTCATACATTGAATATGGGTTTCCCCAATACGATCCCCGCCCAATGTACTCGTACTCAGGCGTACTTTTTAGACCCTTATATTCTGGCTCACGTTTAATATTGATTACTCGAGTAATAGCAATATTTATAAAACGAAGAGGAACAGAGTTTTCTATGAGTAGCTTAACCTCTTTTGGAAACTCTTCACCGTCGTCGAAAACAATTGCGTGGGTTATGTCGCTCACACTCCAATTCTCAGATTGCAGAGTCGAACCAACCTTCTGGCTCTCATCAGAAATCCGTTGGATAAAATCATTTTCATCCGATGGATAAATCAACTCAACCGCATCTGAGGCAGAGAGTATTTTTTCAACTTTCCTATGGAACTTTTGGTAGCATTTGAAAAGTTTCGGATAAAGAACTAGGATTTTTTTCATCAGTATAAATGTTTAACTTTGAGGTCCAAGTCAGAATACTCGTTTAAATACTCCACAACTAGCCGTCTGTGACAAAAATGCGGTTCGTGTTCGGAGCACAGCAAACACCCATGGTCTAGGAGCGAAGGCATGATTGATTTCTCGATATTTCTTTTCGCCATCAGGTTAAGGAATTTATCCTCATATCGCTCCCATGGCATATCACCCTTTTTATATGCGTTAAGAATATCTTTTGTAGGTGCTAATTCTGGCAAATGCGCATAATCAGCACCACAAAGTTCTTTCAAAAAAAACTTCAGATCATCCCTTTTTGCAAACCCAGACAATTGAGACACATTATTGAGACGGACATCAATCAAGGTCTTGACTTGCGACACCTTGAGGAATTTAAAGAACTTTTCCGCGTTCTTTTGTGTAAATCCAATCGTATAAATTTTCATAGTGCTTCCTACTAAAACACAGTCGCAACGAGCTTAAAGCAGTCGCCTTGGTACTCTTCGCCGAGGCTCACACATAGAATTCCTTTAACTGCCTCGTTGTTTTGAGTGATTCTGTCAAAGCTAGGGTCCGTAACAGCGAGATCATAGTTAGTGCCGCGATATAAAAACGATGCTCTTCGTCGGTTATACTGATTTCTGTATAAATTCAAATTGTCGACAGCCATTAGATACAAGGATTGTCCAACTACAATCTGTCCTGATAAAATGAGTGCGTGTGGCACTCGATCTGCATTACCCCATATATCGTCAGGTTGATCCAGGTACTGGTTTAGTTCTCCGTCTGAAATCCTATAATTTTGCCGCCACATAGATCCGTCTATTACATAGTTTTCTGGCTGGTGCGCCAAGGGAACATGAGCAGAAAAGCCCATAAGAACTTTCTGCAAAGGCTTCACATTGAAAGTTCCATGTGGGTTCTGACACTGAGCTTGCGCGTGACTCAATTCCGCACCATTTGTATTCGAGACCGGCCGCACCCACTGGCCAGTAGCAGTGCATTTTCCAGCAACACAGTGCTGATGATGCTTCACGGAATTTGCCAGAATCACTATTTCAGCGTTGTTCATAATCCCCTCCAAACTTGAGCTGCGACGTAACGCTTAACGCCCAATTAAGTAGTGAGCAACGCAATACAAAAGCTACCGCATTACGCCATAAACACAGAACTCACTGCAAACCAAAACTGCCACGCGTTGCGAATCGGCTTGATTTGTTTGTTAGCTGTTTCAGTCGCTGATCACTCTTTTGTGAGTAATTGTCGGGTCCCGTGTGATTGACTACCCGCTTGGTAAATAACTCAGGACGCTTGGTCTGCCATTCCTTCATCATCGCAATCGGTGATTGATGGTGCAGCGCCTTCTGCGGGATGTGGTGATTGTACAGCCAGGTGTAGCGTTTGAGCGTCTGCTCCAGGTCCTCGCCTGAGGTATAGCGCCGAGTCGCCAGCACATCGCTGATACGGCCGTTGAAGCGCTCCACCATGCCGTTTGTCTGCGGTCTTCCCGGCTTGATCAGACGGTGCTCGATACCAAGGGCCTGGCACTCTTGGTCAAACGGGTGATTCCCGCTGGGCTTGCGCTCCCCCGCCCGCGTGAAGCGATCGGTGAATGACTTGCCGTTGTCGGTCAGTACCGTCTGGACCTGGAAGGGAGCCTTCTCCTCCACCCGCTTCATGAACGCCCGCGCATCCTTCGCGGACTGGCTGCGTCTCACCTCCAGATGGACCCAGCGCGTGGCGCGATCGATGGCGACGTACAGGTAGCGTTTTTGCTCCTCATCGGGCATCCGGGGCAGGTGCTTGATGTCGATGTGCACGTAGCCCGGCTCATAATCTTTGAAGGGCTTGTGCCGGGGTTTCTCATCGTCGCCCGCGTCCCGTCTAGACAGCTCTGCCAGTGTCGGCACCTCGCGCCGCTTGAGCATGCGATGCAGACCAGAACGCGACAAGCCAGGATTGAGGAACTCACGCGCCACGACGAGCAGATCATCCAGGCCGAGGCGCAGGAATTCGCGCGCCGCGATCAGCACCTCTTCCTGTTCGGAAGTGAGCGTGGCCAGCAGGTTGTGACGCGTGTGCGGTCGGTCCTGGACATCGTCACGGTACCGCCAGCGCCGGATGGTCGAGACGGCGACGCCGTACTGGCGTGCTAGCTCGCTGTCGCTGATGCTGGAAGGCGCTGCCTGGATCTCGGCCCGGATCTTCGGAGTGGTGGTCGCCTGTTTATGTAGCTTGATGTCCATATCCTTGCTCCCGGATGAACTGGTGAAGAAGCTCCTTGGCGGCCAGCAAAGGATAACTTCTATAGCTCATCTGATCATCCGGGACCCTACAAGTAATGTGCAAATCCTTAGCAGCGAATTTAATACCAATTACACTGAAAATTTCATCAATTATTTCTTTGTCAGACTTACCTGTTATCCTTTTAGAATCGCCTACAAGAATTCGCATAGTGTTCAATGCACAGCACCCTGTAAACAAATACCTTTTGTAACAATTTTTCAATAAGGCCCTATTTTCTTTAGAAACTTCTTCGTTTTCTTTTATCTCTAAGCAGTAATCTACAAGTGCGACAAGCTGTGTTTGCAAAGATTTTGCTGCATATCGTTGCTCTTTTGTTAATAGTTGAAAGCTGTTTTCTATTGCGCTATTTAAAAAATAACAATTTGTTTCTCGGGGGATATAGTACCAAAATTGATTTGTCTTCGGCTCATTTTTTTCCTCCCAATAGGTTAGATTATCTAAGCATGACGCAAATTTCTTTAGCCTATTTGGAAGTTCTTCAATTTCGTCATTGAGCTCCAATTTCAAATTATCATATATTTCTTTAGCTTTAGCTTTGTTCTTTCTTTTTTCGATGTAAGGAGCTAAATACACACCAATCAGCAAAGTAATTACTGGTAAAATTGCTTTAGCTTCGAACATTCGAACTTCCTTTTTTAAATATTTAACTGATGAAATTATGATATATGCTGAAACTTAAATGGCAGCTAACAGGTACTAGACAGCGCGCTCGTTTTCCCACTTGAACGAGCAGGCGCGTTCAATAATCTTATCGAGCCAGCCCTTTCGCTCTTAAGCTTTTGATTTTAAAACATACTAAGAACAGTTCGGCGCGTTATGCAGAATTCGCGTGCCTGCTGCCTTTACCGGCTCTATCACCTTGAAACCAGCACGCCCCGCTGCCGTGTGAGCCACGCTACCGCCATGCAAAGCACTGAACGCTTCACCACCCGGTTCATTAGGTTGTATCGGCAGCACCAAATAATACTTAACCTAGCTTAATTTAACGTCGATTAACATACCGCCACACGAAAGGCGTAGTCACAAAAACGCCCGCGCCGGTGTGAGCGGCGCGGGCGTGGGGTTCAGCCGTGAGGGGGCAGGAGGGGAAGCTGAACTGAGCGGTTTCCTGGTCACTGCGCTTCGCTTCCTACCGGCTGGTTTTCCGGCGGTCCATCGCCGCGGCAATGTCCTCTTCGTGCTCTTCGCCCCAGCCGCAAAGCGGCTCCATGGCCCGCACCAGACTTGCTCCGAAAGGCGTCAGCGAGTAGTCGACGCGCAGCGGAATCTCTCCATAGTCGGTTCGCTGGACGATGCCGTCGGACTCGAGCTCCTTCAACTGCTGGATCAACATTTTGTCGCTCACGCCCCGGACGCTTCGCTTGAGCTCGCCGTAACGCGTCGGGCCCTTGTCTAAAAAGAACAGAATCAACGGCTTCCACTTCCCGGAGATCACGTGCAGCGTCGCATGCAGGCCGCAAATGAAACGTGGGTTTTCTGATTTTTCGTTCGCCATAACGGGTACTTACTAAAAGGTGCATACTTAAACATTTGTAAGTGGCTTATATATCGTGAAAGCGAATCGAGTCAACACATACGGAGACCCAACCATGAGTCGGCTACACGGTAAAATCGCATTGATCACAGGCGGAGCCAGCGGCATCGGCCTGGCCTCGGCCCAACGCCTTATCGAAGAAGGCGCCTTCGTCTTCATTACCGGACGGCGCCAGGACGTCCTCGACAACGCGGCTGAGGCACTGGGATCCAACGCCCGGGGCGTCCAGGCGGAT
This region includes:
- a CDS encoding winged helix-turn-helix transcriptional regulator — its product is MANEKSENPRFICGLHATLHVISGKWKPLILFFLDKGPTRYGELKRSVRGVSDKMLIQQLKELESDGIVQRTDYGEIPLRVDYSLTPFGASLVRAMEPLCGWGEEHEEDIAAAMDRRKTSR
- a CDS encoding dual OB domain-containing protein, with the translated sequence MNNAEIVILANSVKHHQHCVAGKCTATGQWVRPVSNTNGAELSHAQAQCQNPHGTFNVKPLQKVLMGFSAHVPLAHQPENYVIDGSMWRQNYRISDGELNQYLDQPDDIWGNADRVPHALILSGQIVVGQSLYLMAVDNLNLYRNQYNRRRASFLYRGTNYDLAVTDPSFDRITQNNEAVKGILCVSLGEEYQGDCFKLVATVF